A region from the Aegilops tauschii subsp. strangulata cultivar AL8/78 chromosome 5, Aet v6.0, whole genome shotgun sequence genome encodes:
- the LOC109745400 gene encoding uncharacterized protein, with translation MAGSRRRRRGRARLPQQGAELSPPADTALSSREVTTVEMPSKNTCPASASTSSPLSGPHVCADLVDSLLHEILLHEIIALFNSFHDFLAFIGTCHSWRTAVSTFPSVHTFSFPPLHFKPDGSYVHPHDGDIKPILLSNCKWQLSDPTKKNLSLACSVPENSPNTMHYLGCSYGYLIFSYKEHCLLVDVYTGTKVNPPKLPPSNQLGYFCGIGILTAPLISPNSRVLLFSRASMFEWQVGTNSWSEHPLDIGRERVYQIVSFKDDIFVIDAFLRLHTIHLSPQFSMREVAIQWEFLPINSWLVVCGDMLLMVVQSLSSGESDVLFNSTFKVYRLNFSIEPAKWVKLEKLENHALFVSLDRRNPTFCCMSPERWGGKSNCIYFARLSDDPDETWTAVELGQPVQKRTVHPMFYGRAAPPDCGLLSNLWVFPSLIYGSGK, from the exons ATGGccggaagccgccgccgccgccgcggaagAGCGCGGCTGCCGCAGCAGGGTGCCGAACTCTCGCCGCCGGCAGACACCGCTCTCAGCTCCAG AGAAGTTACCACTGTAGAGATGCCGTCTAAGAACACCTGCCCCGCCTCAGCCTCTACCTCCTCGCCATTGTCTGGACCTCATGTTTGTGCAGATCTCGTGGACAGCCTGCTTCATGAAATTCTGCTTCATGAAATTATCGCTCTCTTTAACTCATTCCATGACTTCCTTGCTTTCATTGGCACATGCCACTCTTGGCGCACTGCAGTCTCTACCTTTCCATCTGTGCATACATTCAGCTTCCCGCCGCTTCACTTCAAACCAGATGGTTCTTATGTTCATCCACATGATGGCGATATCAAGCCCATCCTTTTATCTAATTGCAAATGGCAGCTCAGTGATCCTACCAAGAAAAACTTATCCCTTGCGTGTTCAGTACCTGAAAATAGTCCAAATACGATGCACTATTTGGGCTGCTCATATGGGTATCTTATCTTCTCCTACAAGGAGCACTGCCTCCTTGTCGATGTGTACACTGGCACCAAGGTGAATCCCCCTAAACTCCCACCCAGCAACCAACTTGGATACTTTTGTGGCATAGGCATCCTTACGGCTCCATTAATTTCACCCAACTCTCGCGTCCTCCTTTTCTCGAGGGCTTCCATGTTTGAGTGGCAGGTTGGAACAAACTCCTGGTCCGAGCACCCTCTTGATATTGGTCGTGAACGCGTCTATCAGATTGTGTCCTTTAAAGATGATATCTTTGTCATAGATGCTTTTCTGAGGCTCCACACTATACACTTGTCACCCCAGTTCAGCATGCGAGAAGTAGCAATTCAATGGGAGTTCCTGCCTATTAACTCGTGGTTGGTGGTCTGTGGTGACATGCTTCTCATGGTTGTTCAAAGCTTAAGCTCCGGCGAATCAGATGTCTTATTCAACTCAACCTTTAAGGTCTATCGCCTCAATTTTTCTATTGAACCGGCAAAGTGGGTGAAGTTAGAGAAGTTGGAAAATCATGCGCTGTTTGTTAGTCTTGATAGGAGGAACCCTACATTCTGCTGCATGAGCCCGGAAAGATGGGGAGGAAAGAGTAACTGCATTTATTTTGCGAGGCTATCTGATGATCCTGATGAGACTTGGACTGCGGTCGAGCTTGGTCAGCCAGTACAAAAAAGAACAGTTCACCCCATGTTCTATGGTCGTGCGGCCCCTCCCGACTGCGGTCTACTAAGTAACCTTTGGGTGTTCCCCAGTTTAATTTATGGTTCTGGCAAGTAA